Proteins co-encoded in one Sulfuricaulis limicola genomic window:
- a CDS encoding cytochrome c oxidase subunit 3, translating into MSAAHSDNNYYLPNPSAWPVITSAGLFSLALGFVLMMNSIKAGSWIMLSGAAIIILMMIRWFGQVIAESESGTYNTQVDRSFRWGMAWFIFSEVMFFAAFFGALFYVRHFAVQWLGADDLLWPGYDASWPTAGPKGPLPITPDTAAGLNQFSPMGAWGIPAINTLILLTSGATVTWAHWGLLKDNRAQLITGLFLTVALGISFLTLQAFEYVHAYTELGLTLKAGVYGATFFMLTGFHGLHVTLGTIMLIVILGRSIVGHFRPDHHFGFEAVAWYWHFVDVVWLGLFIFVYWL; encoded by the coding sequence ATGTCCGCTGCCCACTCTGATAACAATTATTATCTGCCCAATCCGAGCGCCTGGCCGGTGATCACCTCGGCCGGCCTGTTTTCGCTGGCGCTGGGTTTCGTCCTGATGATGAACAGCATCAAGGCCGGGTCGTGGATCATGCTGTCCGGGGCCGCGATCATCATCCTCATGATGATCCGCTGGTTCGGGCAGGTGATCGCCGAATCCGAAAGCGGCACCTATAACACCCAGGTCGACCGCTCGTTCCGCTGGGGCATGGCGTGGTTCATCTTCTCCGAGGTCATGTTCTTTGCCGCCTTCTTCGGCGCGCTGTTTTACGTGCGCCATTTCGCGGTGCAGTGGCTGGGCGCTGACGATCTGCTCTGGCCCGGCTACGATGCCAGCTGGCCGACGGCCGGACCCAAGGGTCCGCTGCCGATTACCCCCGATACCGCCGCCGGCCTGAACCAGTTTTCGCCCATGGGCGCCTGGGGCATTCCCGCCATCAACACCCTGATCCTGCTGACCTCCGGCGCCACCGTGACCTGGGCCCACTGGGGCCTGCTCAAGGACAACCGCGCGCAGCTCATCACCGGACTGTTCCTGACCGTGGCGCTGGGCATCTCGTTCCTGACGCTGCAGGCGTTTGAATACGTGCATGCCTACACCGAGCTCGGGCTCACGCTCAAGGCCGGTGTCTATGGCGCCACCTTCTTCATGCTCACCGGTTTCCACGGCCTGCACGTGACCCTGGGCACGATCATGCTGATCGTCATCCTGGGTCGTTCGATCGTCGGCCATTTCCGCCCGGATCACCACTTCGGCTTCGAAGCCGTGGCCTGGTACTGGCACTTCGTGGACGTGGTATGGCTCGGCCTGTTCATCTTCGTGTACTGGCTCTGA
- a CDS encoding twin transmembrane helix small protein, which translates to MLIKIIVFAMLALILASLFSALVFLFKDKGQGKRTAQALTWRIGLSITLFLLLMAGFRFGIIPPGGLHLLN; encoded by the coding sequence ATGCTGATCAAGATCATCGTCTTCGCCATGCTGGCGCTCATTCTGGCCAGCCTGTTCTCCGCGCTGGTTTTTCTGTTCAAGGACAAGGGGCAGGGGAAGCGTACGGCCCAGGCGCTGACCTGGCGCATCGGCTTGTCGATCACGCTGTTTCTGTTGCTGATGGCCGGTTTCCGCTTCGGCATCATCCCGCCGGGCGGGCTGCATCTGTTGAATTGA
- a CDS encoding SURF1 family protein, which yields MKPPRRFRPAPIPSLVFAVLLPLFLYLGYWQLQRAEEKRLLQVEYDTRANGPAVQVERRLQRAEELRFYRVVAKGHYETDYQILIDNRVHQGRVGYHVITPLRLENSEVRLLVNRGWIALGEDRDHLPVFETPAGLQQVTGVATVPAEKYFTLAQPEPGWQRVWQNMDLARYGAVVPFPVQPVVLLLDPASGAGGFTRDWSRLDAGISVHQGYAFQWFMLAAALASIYLFMSLRRRGTDTPEQEQP from the coding sequence ATGAAACCTCCACGGCGTTTCCGGCCGGCACCGATCCCGAGCCTGGTGTTCGCGGTGTTGTTGCCGCTGTTCCTGTATCTGGGTTACTGGCAGCTGCAACGGGCGGAAGAGAAACGCCTGTTGCAGGTGGAGTACGACACGCGCGCCAACGGGCCGGCGGTGCAGGTGGAGCGGCGGCTGCAGCGCGCCGAAGAACTCCGCTTCTACCGCGTGGTCGCCAAAGGCCATTACGAAACCGACTACCAGATACTGATCGACAACCGCGTGCACCAGGGGCGCGTCGGTTACCACGTGATCACGCCGCTGCGGCTCGAGAACAGCGAGGTGCGGCTGCTGGTCAATCGCGGCTGGATCGCGCTCGGCGAGGATCGTGACCACCTGCCGGTATTCGAAACCCCCGCCGGTCTGCAACAGGTTACCGGCGTGGCCACGGTGCCGGCGGAAAAATATTTCACGCTGGCCCAACCGGAACCGGGTTGGCAGCGTGTGTGGCAAAACATGGACCTGGCGCGTTATGGCGCGGTCGTGCCGTTTCCGGTGCAGCCGGTGGTGCTGCTGCTCGATCCGGCGAGTGGCGCCGGCGGTTTTACCCGCGACTGGAGCCGGCTGGATGCCGGGATTTCGGTGCATCAGGGCTATGCCTTCCAGTGGTTCATGCTGGCGGCGGCGCTGGCCAGCATCTATCTTTTCATGAGTCTGCGCCGCCGTGGCACAGACACGCCGGAGCAGGAGCAACCATGA
- a CDS encoding SCO family protein translates to MTDADRRTASRRKILLLAALFTLPVIIAYALYFSGWRPASTGNHGELVQPARPIADAALTRLDGGSMRFSELHGKWTLITFSAAECLKPCERNLYVMRQVIAAQGDKAGRVQSMLVVTDPKALDLLRYTVKDYPGMRAIVGPPEAVGALARQFTLSAGSPLDNLNRVYLVDPLGNFMMSYPADADPNGIRKDLARLLRASRIG, encoded by the coding sequence ATGACCGATGCCGACCGCCGAACCGCCTCGCGCCGCAAGATTCTGTTGCTGGCGGCGTTGTTTACCCTGCCCGTGATCATTGCCTACGCGCTGTATTTCAGCGGCTGGCGCCCGGCCTCGACCGGCAACCATGGCGAGCTGGTGCAGCCGGCGCGCCCGATCGCGGATGCCGCGCTGACCCGGCTCGACGGCGGATCCATGCGCTTCAGCGAGCTGCATGGCAAGTGGACGCTGATCACGTTCAGCGCCGCGGAGTGCCTCAAGCCCTGCGAGCGCAATCTCTATGTCATGCGCCAGGTCATCGCCGCGCAGGGTGACAAGGCCGGGCGTGTCCAGAGCATGCTGGTGGTGACGGACCCGAAGGCGCTGGATTTGCTGCGCTATACCGTCAAGGATTATCCCGGCATGCGCGCGATCGTCGGACCGCCGGAGGCGGTCGGCGCGCTGGCGCGCCAGTTCACGCTGTCCGCGGGCAGCCCGCTCGACAATCTGAACCGCGTTTATCTGGTCGACCCTCTGGGCAACTTCATGATGAGTTATCCCGCCGATGCCGACCCGAACGGCATCCGCAAGGATCTGGCGCGCCTGCTGCGAGCGTCCCGGATCGGCTGA
- a CDS encoding COX15/CtaA family protein, producing the protein MLSGGSHTKFFRLALAATLFSFLGVVFSSYSRLSEAGLGCPDWPGCYGQSFTPVTARDIDRAKPAGRVVRPEDRAWRDVVQRYLSGVLGLLLLRLAWRGWQLKKHKRNQQVLIPLATMLLSFTLAFAGALTISLKFKPLVMMMELLGGMIILGALWWVALREQKIWKSVSPSPVARSLRPRVLAALLIVFIQIALGGWSMVNYAGLTCPDFPTCQGLWWPPMDQLNALTLWRDIGLEYESKLLDLPATTAIHMNHRLGALITLLYVGWLSLRVIRVGSEEQLRWHGLLVLLLLAEQMVLGILQVMTHLPLALAVAHNAVAALLLLSLITLYHKARPPRTR; encoded by the coding sequence ATGTTGAGCGGCGGCAGTCACACAAAATTTTTCCGGCTGGCGCTGGCCGCCACCCTGTTTTCCTTTTTGGGGGTGGTTTTCAGCTCCTACTCGCGCCTGTCCGAGGCCGGCCTCGGCTGCCCCGACTGGCCGGGATGCTATGGCCAGTCGTTCACCCCGGTCACGGCGCGCGATATCGACCGCGCCAAGCCGGCGGGGCGGGTGGTGCGGCCGGAGGACCGCGCCTGGCGCGATGTGGTGCAACGGTATTTGTCCGGCGTGCTCGGGCTGCTGCTGCTGCGCCTGGCGTGGCGCGGCTGGCAACTCAAGAAACACAAACGCAACCAGCAGGTGCTGATCCCGCTCGCCACCATGCTCTTGAGTTTCACGCTCGCCTTTGCCGGGGCGCTCACCATCAGCCTGAAATTCAAACCACTCGTGATGATGATGGAATTGCTCGGCGGCATGATCATCCTCGGGGCCTTGTGGTGGGTGGCGCTGCGCGAGCAGAAAATCTGGAAATCGGTCAGCCCGTCACCGGTGGCGCGTTCGCTGCGCCCGCGCGTGCTGGCGGCGTTGTTGATCGTTTTCATCCAGATCGCCCTGGGTGGCTGGTCGATGGTGAATTATGCCGGGCTGACGTGTCCGGATTTTCCCACCTGCCAGGGTCTCTGGTGGCCGCCGATGGACCAGCTCAACGCCCTGACCCTGTGGCGCGACATCGGGCTGGAATACGAAAGCAAGCTGCTGGACCTGCCGGCGACCACGGCGATTCACATGAACCACCGCCTGGGAGCACTGATCACCCTGCTGTATGTGGGCTGGCTGTCCCTGCGGGTCATACGCGTGGGGTCGGAGGAGCAGCTGCGCTGGCACGGTTTGCTGGTGCTGTTGCTGCTGGCGGAGCAAATGGTCCTTGGAATCCTGCAGGTGATGACCCATCTGCCGCTGGCGCTGGCGGTGGCGCACAATGCCGTGGCGGCCCTGCTACTGCTGAGCCTGATAACCCTGTATCATAAGGCCCGGCCGCCCCGAACCCGGTGA
- the cyoE gene encoding heme o synthase gives MKSDNPAITAKTSRRHARTLAREYYELTKPRVVSLIVFTAVVGMFLSVPSGLPAVPLLLGTLGIALAAGSAAAINQILDQRFDSIMTRTSFRPLPTGTLTTREALIFALILGTASMLILTLWVNTLTAVLTFISLIGYSIIYTVYLKHATPQNIVIGGAAGAAPPVLGWTAITGEVASDALLLFLIIFLWTPPHFWALALYREKEYAKVGIPMLPVTHGRKFTQLQILLYTVLLVAVTIMPFATRMSGWLYLMGAVILNAGFLYYAVRLYRDYSDELARKTFRYSINYLALLFALLLVDHYRVYIHEALQSALY, from the coding sequence ATGAAGTCAGACAATCCCGCCATTACGGCGAAAACATCTCGCCGCCATGCCCGTACGCTTGCGCGTGAATATTACGAGCTGACCAAGCCGCGCGTGGTGTCGCTGATCGTTTTCACGGCCGTGGTCGGCATGTTCCTGTCCGTGCCCTCGGGCCTGCCGGCCGTTCCGCTGCTGCTCGGGACGCTCGGCATCGCGCTCGCCGCCGGTTCCGCCGCCGCCATCAACCAGATTCTCGACCAGCGTTTCGACTCGATTATGACGCGCACCAGCTTCCGGCCGCTGCCGACCGGGACGCTGACCACGCGCGAGGCGCTGATTTTCGCCCTGATCCTGGGCACGGCTTCGATGCTGATCCTCACGCTGTGGGTCAACACGCTCACGGCGGTGCTGACGTTCATCTCGCTCATCGGCTACTCGATCATCTATACCGTGTATCTCAAGCACGCCACGCCGCAGAACATCGTCATCGGCGGGGCCGCCGGCGCCGCACCGCCGGTGCTCGGCTGGACCGCGATCACGGGCGAGGTCGCTTCCGACGCGCTGCTGCTGTTCCTGATCATTTTCCTGTGGACGCCGCCGCATTTCTGGGCGCTGGCGCTGTACCGCGAGAAGGAATATGCCAAGGTCGGCATCCCCATGCTGCCGGTCACGCACGGGCGCAAATTCACCCAGCTCCAGATCCTGCTCTACACCGTGCTTCTGGTGGCGGTGACCATCATGCCGTTCGCCACCCGCATGAGCGGCTGGCTCTATCTCATGGGCGCGGTGATACTGAACGCGGGCTTCCTGTACTACGCTGTGCGGCTGTACCGGGATTACAGCGACGAGCTGGCGCGCAAGACCTTCCGCTACTCGATCAATTATCTGGCGCTGCTGTTCGCGCTGCTGCTGGTCGATCACTACCGCGTCTATATCCACGAGGCGCTGCAATCCGCGCTGTATTAG
- a CDS encoding SCO family protein codes for MEWGGDFTLTAHTGKPARASDFNGKVVVMFFGYTHCPDICAPTLAKLNQVVKRLGDEAKNVQVLFITVDPEHDTVPQLAGFIPPFNPSFIGLTGSDKEIAAVAAEYKVAYGQNPQAKPGQILVDHSTGILVKDRKGKLRLLVKNDVTVDDLEHDVRVLLKEKN; via the coding sequence GTGGAGTGGGGCGGCGATTTCACGCTCACCGCTCATACCGGCAAGCCGGCCAGGGCCTCGGATTTCAACGGCAAGGTGGTGGTCATGTTCTTCGGTTACACCCACTGCCCGGACATCTGCGCCCCGACCCTGGCAAAGCTCAACCAGGTCGTGAAACGCCTCGGCGATGAGGCGAAGAACGTGCAGGTGCTGTTCATCACCGTGGATCCTGAACACGACACCGTGCCGCAGCTCGCGGGCTTCATTCCCCCGTTCAATCCTTCCTTCATCGGCCTCACCGGCAGTGACAAGGAAATCGCTGCCGTGGCGGCGGAATACAAGGTCGCCTACGGCCAGAACCCCCAAGCCAAACCAGGACAGATCCTGGTGGACCATTCCACCGGCATTTTGGTGAAGGACAGAAAAGGGAAGTTACGATTGCTGGTAAAGAATGACGTTACAGTCGACGATCTCGAGCATGACGTCAGGGTTCTGTTGAAAGAGAAGAATTAA
- a CDS encoding peroxiredoxin gives MLTIADAAPDFSLPGVYQGKVKNYSLRDARGQWLVLFFYPADFTFVCPTEVTGFSRLAGDFSREKALIYGVSVDPVESHRSWAEELGGITYPLLSDADKKVTRAYQVLHPKDGVAIRATYVIDPEGIIQYSAASNMNVGRSVEETLRVFRALCTGRLCPADWKPGDATGGSEHKY, from the coding sequence ATGTTGACCATCGCCGATGCTGCGCCCGATTTCAGCCTGCCCGGGGTGTATCAGGGCAAGGTCAAGAATTACTCCCTGCGCGATGCCCGCGGCCAGTGGCTGGTGCTGTTTTTCTATCCAGCCGATTTCACCTTCGTCTGTCCCACCGAGGTCACCGGCTTCAGCAGGCTGGCCGGTGATTTCTCCAGGGAAAAGGCACTGATCTATGGTGTCAGTGTTGATCCGGTCGAGAGTCACCGTTCCTGGGCCGAGGAGCTGGGCGGCATCACCTATCCGCTCCTGAGCGACGCCGACAAGAAGGTCACCCGCGCCTACCAGGTGTTGCATCCGAAGGACGGCGTCGCCATCCGCGCGACCTATGTCATCGACCCCGAGGGCATCATCCAGTACAGCGCCGCGTCCAACATGAACGTCGGCCGCAGCGTGGAGGAAACCCTGCGCGTGTTCCGCGCGCTGTGCACCGGCCGCCTGTGCCCGGCCGACTGGAAGCCCGGCGACGCCACCGGCGGGTCCGAGCATAAATATTGA
- a CDS encoding VIT1/CCC1 transporter family protein, with protein MAHPVEEKRKKIEARSRVREFVFGIQDGLISTVGLLAGMQAAGSSRFVILMAGTAAICSGAFSMSAGAYLSSKAEKEIFDHELEKEAKFVEQEPYLAQEGLLEALHREGLARETCYRIVKLMHEQKSVFVATFQEKVLGLGSADVNNPVKGALVMALSFIVGGVLPLAPFAFLPLQWALAAAVLVTGAVLFGVGMFKGRLAGQSMGRSGLEFFAIALIATGLGYAVGFLLERYAGAPLPVA; from the coding sequence ATGGCGCACCCGGTCGAGGAAAAGCGCAAAAAGATCGAGGCGCGCAGCCGCGTGCGCGAATTCGTGTTCGGCATCCAGGACGGCCTCATCAGCACCGTCGGACTGCTGGCCGGGATGCAGGCGGCGGGCTCGAGCCGCTTCGTGATCCTGATGGCCGGCACCGCGGCGATCTGCTCCGGCGCGTTTTCCATGTCGGCCGGCGCCTACCTGTCGTCCAAGGCGGAAAAGGAAATTTTCGATCACGAGCTGGAGAAAGAAGCGAAGTTCGTCGAGCAGGAGCCATACCTGGCGCAGGAGGGCCTGCTCGAAGCGCTGCACCGCGAGGGCCTGGCGCGCGAGACCTGTTATCGCATCGTCAAGCTGATGCACGAACAGAAGTCGGTGTTCGTGGCGACTTTCCAGGAAAAGGTGCTCGGGCTCGGCAGCGCCGACGTCAATAATCCGGTCAAGGGGGCGCTGGTGATGGCGCTTTCCTTCATCGTCGGCGGCGTGCTGCCGCTGGCGCCGTTCGCCTTCCTGCCCCTGCAATGGGCCCTGGCAGCGGCGGTGCTGGTCACCGGCGCCGTGCTTTTCGGCGTCGGCATGTTCAAGGGCCGGCTCGCAGGCCAGTCCATGGGACGCTCGGGACTCGAATTCTTCGCCATTGCGCTGATCGCCACCGGCCTCGGTTACGCCGTGGGTTTCCTGCTTGAGCGCTACGCCGGCGCGCCATTGCCCGTTGCCTGA
- a CDS encoding cereblon family protein, which yields MATALVSNLICFDPRTGEEKQQALKQPAATRPKREKRLFCAACRHPVTHQDQRIPVQGAHEHHCTNPHGIAYHISCFREAPGCAPIGEATTEFTWFPGYAWRIALCTNCRAHLGWRFQSPDDYFHGLIVARLTSAGPVKN from the coding sequence ATGGCGACGGCGCTTGTCTCCAACCTGATCTGCTTCGATCCCCGGACAGGAGAGGAAAAGCAACAGGCGCTGAAACAGCCCGCAGCCACCAGGCCGAAAAGAGAAAAACGCCTGTTCTGCGCCGCCTGTCGCCATCCCGTCACGCATCAGGACCAGCGCATTCCCGTGCAGGGCGCGCACGAGCACCATTGCACCAATCCGCACGGCATCGCCTATCACATCAGTTGCTTCCGCGAAGCTCCCGGTTGCGCGCCCATCGGCGAGGCCACCACCGAATTCACCTGGTTTCCGGGCTATGCCTGGCGCATTGCACTGTGCACCAACTGCCGCGCGCATCTCGGCTGGCGCTTTCAGTCACCGGACGATTATTTCCACGGCCTGATCGTGGCCCGGCTGACGTCCGCCGGCCCGGTTAAAAACTGA
- a CDS encoding FIST signal transduction protein gives MDMFRVAHATAADWRQAANACLAQIGDIPAEASLGFLYVTDHLAGDLPAILGFFKEQTDIVNWVGSVGVGVCATAQEYNDLPALSLMIADFPIDSFRVFPAIKSDIDEFSGHRAWCEQADARFAVVHGDPRNPKTPAFIAELAETINDGYLVGGLSSSRGPNFQIAGGLTEGGLSGVLFSSRVPVATGHTQGCSPLGQKHQITECRNNIAIRIDDRPALDVFNEEVGEVLARDPGRAAGYIFAGFPIKGSDTGDYVVRNLLGVDAENKLLAVGGYLNPGDTIIFCKRDIRTAYEDLLRMLRDIKSRLGGRPKGGVYYSCLGRGVHMFGADSAELRAIRQELGDIPLVGFFANGEISHNRLYGFTGVLTLFS, from the coding sequence ATGGACATGTTCCGCGTGGCACATGCCACCGCCGCGGACTGGCGGCAGGCCGCCAACGCCTGCCTCGCGCAGATCGGCGACATTCCCGCGGAGGCCAGCCTGGGTTTTCTGTACGTCACCGATCACCTCGCCGGCGACCTGCCGGCCATCCTGGGCTTCTTCAAGGAACAGACCGACATCGTGAATTGGGTCGGCAGCGTCGGCGTCGGCGTGTGCGCCACGGCCCAGGAATACAACGACCTGCCCGCGCTCAGCCTGATGATCGCCGATTTTCCGATAGACAGCTTCCGCGTGTTCCCCGCCATCAAATCCGATATCGACGAATTCTCCGGGCACCGCGCCTGGTGCGAGCAGGCGGACGCGCGCTTTGCCGTGGTGCACGGCGACCCGCGCAATCCGAAAACCCCGGCCTTCATCGCCGAGCTTGCCGAGACCATCAATGACGGTTACCTGGTGGGCGGACTGAGCTCCTCGCGCGGGCCGAATTTCCAGATCGCCGGTGGCCTGACCGAAGGCGGCCTGTCCGGCGTGCTGTTTTCCTCGCGCGTGCCGGTCGCCACCGGCCACACCCAGGGCTGCTCGCCGCTGGGACAGAAACACCAGATCACCGAATGCCGCAACAACATCGCCATCCGTATCGACGACCGGCCGGCACTCGACGTGTTCAACGAGGAAGTGGGTGAAGTCCTGGCGCGCGACCCGGGGCGCGCCGCGGGCTATATCTTCGCTGGATTTCCGATCAAGGGTTCGGACACCGGCGATTACGTGGTGCGCAACCTGCTGGGCGTGGACGCGGAAAACAAACTGCTGGCCGTGGGCGGCTATTTGAATCCCGGTGACACCATCATATTCTGCAAGCGTGACATCCGCACCGCCTACGAAGACCTGCTGCGCATGCTGCGCGACATCAAGTCACGCCTCGGCGGCCGGCCCAAGGGCGGCGTGTACTATTCCTGCCTCGGTCGCGGGGTGCACATGTTCGGCGCCGACTCGGCGGAACTGCGGGCGATCCGCCAGGAACTGGGCGACATCCCGCTGGTGGGCTTTTTCGCCAACGGCGAGATCTCGCACAACCGGCTGTACGGCTTCACCGGGGTATTGACCCTGTTTTCCTGA
- the corA gene encoding magnesium/cobalt transporter CorA — MTRLMQKRSRKTGLPPGTAVHIGEKRTERTRLQLLHYDAAQVTERELEGVEEGVNLRPGTGVTWVHVTGVHDVALLDRLGRGFGLHPLVLEDISNTDQRPKFEDYGDYIYVVLKMLHDGTQGQEIKTEQVSIIFGKDYVLSFEEAEPTVFDPVRERIRAGRARTRERGADYLAYSLLDAVVDNYFALLEQVGERMEELHGALLASPSPRMQQSLHQLRREMVLLRKSVWPLREVLGGLERGQSGLIGKETYIYLRDVYDHTVHVIDTIETFRDMIGGLMDIYLMSLSNRMNEIMKVLTIIATIFMPLTFIAGVYGMNFRHMPELGWEWGYPLVLLLMATAAGGMLLFFRRKKWI; from the coding sequence ATGACCCGGCTCATGCAAAAGCGCTCGCGCAAGACCGGCCTGCCGCCCGGCACGGCCGTGCATATCGGCGAAAAACGAACGGAACGCACGCGCCTCCAGTTGCTGCATTACGACGCTGCGCAAGTGACGGAACGGGAGCTGGAGGGCGTTGAGGAAGGCGTGAACCTGCGCCCGGGGACGGGCGTGACCTGGGTGCATGTCACGGGCGTGCACGACGTGGCCCTGCTCGACCGGCTCGGTCGCGGCTTCGGGCTGCACCCCCTGGTGCTGGAGGATATCTCGAACACCGACCAGCGTCCCAAGTTCGAGGATTACGGCGATTACATCTATGTCGTGCTCAAGATGCTGCACGACGGTACTCAGGGCCAGGAGATCAAGACAGAACAGGTGAGCATCATCTTCGGCAAGGATTACGTGTTGTCGTTCGAAGAGGCCGAGCCCACGGTTTTCGATCCGGTGCGCGAGCGCATCCGCGCCGGACGCGCCCGGACGCGCGAGCGCGGCGCGGATTATCTGGCGTACAGTCTGCTGGATGCCGTGGTGGACAATTATTTCGCGCTGCTGGAACAGGTAGGTGAGCGCATGGAAGAGCTGCATGGCGCGCTGCTGGCGTCGCCATCGCCGCGGATGCAGCAGAGCCTGCATCAGTTGCGGCGCGAGATGGTGTTGCTGCGCAAGTCGGTATGGCCGCTGCGTGAGGTGCTGGGCGGGCTCGAGCGAGGCCAATCCGGGCTCATCGGAAAAGAAACTTACATCTACCTGCGGGACGTGTACGACCACACGGTGCACGTGATCGATACCATTGAAACCTTTCGTGACATGATCGGCGGCCTGATGGACATCTACCTCATGAGCCTGAGCAACCGCATGAACGAGATCATGAAGGTGTTGACCATCATCGCCACCATTTTCATGCCGCTGACATTCATCGCCGGTGTGTACGGCATGAATTTCCGGCATATGCCCGAGTTGGGCTGGGAGTGGGGTTATCCGCTGGTACTGCTGCTGATGGCGACGGCGGCCGGCGGCATGCTGCTGTTCTTCCGCCGCAAGAAATGGATCTGA
- a CDS encoding STAS domain-containing protein produces the protein MIEGIHLTPIGDGNVLLEPGEGLDPSNPESMVAPVLEFLQRHEARRLVYDLKSIRLIDEVYYSWLTKLYATCRIANVEMVTVNMQPAAAYALSLTLSQSPPFSCALDIHSLK, from the coding sequence ATGATTGAAGGCATCCACCTGACGCCCATCGGGGATGGCAACGTGCTGCTGGAACCCGGCGAGGGGCTGGACCCCAGCAATCCGGAATCCATGGTCGCGCCGGTACTGGAGTTTCTCCAGCGCCACGAGGCGCGCCGCCTGGTGTACGACCTCAAGAGCATACGCCTGATCGACGAGGTGTATTACTCCTGGCTCACCAAACTCTACGCCACCTGCCGTATCGCCAACGTCGAAATGGTCACCGTCAACATGCAGCCGGCGGCGGCCTACGCGCTGTCACTCACGCTCAGCCAATCCCCGCCCTTCAGCTGCGCCCTCGACATCCACAGCCTCAAGTAG
- a CDS encoding STAS domain-containing protein, protein MAKETPEQKTTNQILIEQLMLNVGKISAIIEKQGQSIFGHKNLLSNNEINDYSLEFLELLTMLLQAGARVDRRGAEYKALRQFFANFSQQIQVRGGDMDEFVRYIHFLQSTFLENLEADKSVSFEKSREILMLLGTIFNDIILEVFHIYLETKEKTIQAQQEELKQTSTPITEIWEGVLTLPIIGSLDSSRTMIVMEKLLSRIESDRARVVVIDVTGVMAIDSQVSHHLIQMIRATGLMGATAILTGIRPEIARALTSLNIDLSSVTTRSKLSEGLKEAFRQLSIEVSRPGK, encoded by the coding sequence ATGGCCAAGGAAACACCGGAGCAAAAAACCACCAACCAGATATTGATCGAGCAGCTCATGCTCAATGTGGGCAAGATCTCGGCCATCATCGAGAAGCAGGGGCAAAGCATTTTCGGCCACAAAAACCTGCTCTCGAACAACGAGATCAACGATTACAGCCTCGAATTCCTCGAGCTGTTGACCATGCTGCTGCAGGCGGGCGCCAGAGTCGACCGGCGCGGCGCGGAATACAAGGCGCTGCGGCAGTTCTTCGCCAACTTCTCGCAACAAATCCAGGTACGCGGCGGCGACATGGATGAATTCGTGCGCTACATCCACTTCCTCCAGAGCACCTTCCTGGAAAACCTCGAGGCCGACAAGTCGGTCAGCTTCGAAAAATCGCGCGAGATCCTGATGCTGCTCGGAACGATCTTCAATGACATCATCCTCGAGGTATTTCACATCTACCTGGAAACCAAGGAAAAGACCATCCAGGCGCAACAGGAGGAGCTGAAACAGACCTCGACCCCGATCACCGAGATCTGGGAAGGCGTGTTGACGCTGCCCATCATCGGCTCGCTCGACTCTTCGCGCACCATGATCGTGATGGAAAAACTGCTGTCGCGCATCGAATCGGACCGCGCGCGCGTGGTGGTGATCGACGTCACCGGCGTGATGGCGATCGACTCGCAGGTGTCACATCACCTGATCCAGATGATCCGCGCCACCGGCCTCATGGGCGCCACCGCCATCCTCACCGGCATCCGGCCCGAGATCGCGCGCGCCCTGACCAGCCTCAACATCGACCTCAGCAGCGTCACCACGCGCTCCAAACTGTCCGAAGGCCTGAAAGAGGCGTTCCGCCAGCTGAGCATTGAGGTGAGCCGTCCCGGCAAGTAA